The DNA sequence CGTCCACGCTTGCGAGGAACACCATCTCGCGCGCCGCGAGGTAACCGCCCACGCGCGGGCTCATGCGGGGCTCGATCATGCGCGAGAGCGCACGGGCGGCCTCGCGCACGCCGGCGCGTTGCTGTACGATGCGCTCTCCCTCGTGAAATGGATCATCGCTCATGTGCTTTTGATTCTCCCGGGGGCCGAAGCGATTCGCTTCTTTTGCTCATCCAAGGAAGACGCAGCAGGATCACCACGTGCTAGACAAAGACCGCGCCCGCACAATCTTGTCCCTGGCCCTGCCGATCATCGGCGGGATGGTCTCGCAGAACATTCTCAACCTCGTCGACACGGCGATGGTGGGGACGCTCGGCGATGCCTCGCTGGCCGCCGTGGGCATGGGCGGATTCTTGAGCTTCATGTCCCAGGCCCTGCTCATGGGGCTCTCGGTGGGCGTGCAGGCACTGGCCGCCCGCCGCAAGGGCGAGGGCGCCGAGACCGAGATGGCCCTGCCCCTGAACGGCGGGCTCATGGTCTCTCTGCTCTGCGGCGTGCCGCTCACCATTGCGCTCTGGTATGCCGCGCCCCACTTCTACCCCTGGCTCATCGATGACCCGGGCGTTGTGGCCGAGGGGCTGCCCTACTACCGCGCGCGGATGCTGGCTTCGAGTTTTGTCGCCATGAACTTCTGCTTCCGCGGCTACTTCAACGGGGTGAGCCGCTCGGGCCTCTACATGCGAACCCTCGTCATCATGCACATCTGCAACGTGGCCATCAGTTACTGCCTGATCTTCGGAAAGCTGGGCCTGCCGGAGCTGGGCACCCAGGGAGCGGGCATCGGCACGGCCAGCGCCACGGTGATCGGCACGCTGACCTACGTGATCCTCGCCATGAAGCATGCCCGCCACGCGGGCTTCCTGCGCGCCCGCCCGAGCGCCCAGACGCTGGGAAGGCTGCTGCGCCTGTCCATTCCCAGCGCGATCCAGACGCTGTTTTTCGCTTCGGGCCTGACCGCGCAGTTCTGGATCATCGGCCGCGTGGGCACGGCCGAGCTCGCGGCCGCCAACGTGCTCATCAATCTCATGCTCGTGCTCATCCTGCCGGGGATTGCCATGGGCATTGCCGCGGCGAGCCTCGCCGGGCAGGCGCTTGGGCGCAAAGAGCCCGAAGAAGCCGTGCGCTGGGGCTGGGACGTGACCAAGCTCGCCGCCATGGTGCTGGGCGCGGTGGGACTTCCCATGATCGCGATCCCGCGCGTGCTGCTCTCGGGATTCATCCACGATCCGCAGACGCTCGAGCTCGCCGTCATTCCGCTCCAACTCGTGGGCGCCATCCAGATCGTCGAGGCGCTGGGCCAGATCCTTCAGGGTGCGCTCCAGGGCGTGGGCGATACGCGCCGCGTGATGGTCGTCTCCATCCTCGCCCAGTGGGGGCTCTACCTGCCGGCGGCTTATGTGGTGGGCCCGATGCTCGGGTACGGGCTCATCGGGATCTGGGTGTGTTTTGCGCTCTACCGCCTGCTGCTGGCCGCCAGCTATGTGAAACTCTGGGCCGGGCGAAAGTGGCTGGGAATCGAGTTCTAGGCCGCTTCCAAATTGTTCTGGCGATTTCCCTCGCCGCGTGGGGCCTTGCTCCCTCCTTGTGTCATGAAGAATCTCGCCGACTGGCGGGGTTTGGTTTTGGGGCAGCAACCGCTTCGTGCTCCCCCGTCGCCGGGGGAGCTGTCCGGCAAAGCCGGACTGAGGGGGGCATTCGGCCCTCCTTGGCTGAAACTTCGGAGGGCCCGTAATGGCGCCCCCATCTGGCCTTCGGCCATCTTCCCCCGACCGCGTGGGAAGAGCGGATCGGTGCGCGCTGCCGCGCGAGAGTTCTTGCCCACTTTACGGCGGCGCCCTGACGGCCGCCTCGGCGCCTGAACGGTTTTCGATGTGTTGTTCGTGTTCTTTGATGATTGCTTTCGGCATCCCCGGCCAGCTTTCCGCGCCGCTCAGCGGCGTGAAGGCCGCGGCCGCTTCCACACCGTGGGTGCGCGCAAGCAGCACGCGGTAAAGGCGCGAGGCCCATTTCAGGCGGCTCTTCTCGCCCCCTTCGTGGCGGACCTGGTAGAGGGCGTTGCACAGTGCCATCGCAACCGGCAGGCACATGCTTCGCGCACGCATGGGGCCCTTCTTCGTGGGAATGGGCGGCGCCGGAGAGAGGCGGTCGAAGAGGTTTGCCTCGCGCGAGAGTTTTCCAAACAGCTCACGCGGGCTTCTTGCGCCCATCACCATCCCCAGCCACCAGTTAGCCCGGCGCAGGCAGGCCTCGATCACATCGGGAGCGTTCCTCTCGATCACCCGGTTTCGAACGAGCGCTGCGCGAATGAAGACGGCCCTTCCCGCCTCGGACTTCGGCGCGGCAGCGTCGGCTTCCTGCCCGCGCAGGTGCTTGATCTCCACCTCGCTGCAGTGCGCGAAGGGGCGCTCTTCGGGAAGCGCGCACCCGCCGCGCGCGCGTCGCTGCTGGAAACGCGCCCGCAGGCGCTCCTCGTAGCGGAACAGACGGCAGGCCGCCTCGAAGGAAATGTCGGGATCGTGGCAGTCGCACAGCAGGGTCAGCTCGGCACGGCAGTATTCCCGCAGCGTCAGGACAAAAAGGTGCGCCGGAGAGAAGACACCTTCGAGACGAACCAGTTCGATGGGGAGCCATTGCTCCAGAAATTCCAGCGTCAGTTGCTGGGGCGAGGAGAGCTGCGCGAGTTTGAGAAGGTGCTCGTGCTCGACCTCATCGATCGCCATCGGCGCCAGTTCGGGCAGTGGCCAGGGACCGGCGTTCTGGAACTGGGTAAACTCGTCGTCGAACGACGAGTTCTCCTCGTGGTGCTCCCCCCGCTGGCGGGGGGAGCTGCCCGGCGCAGCGTGAGCGGAGCCGGGCTGAGGGGGGCCGGGCTTGGAAGAGGGGGAAGAGTCGGTACCGGCATTTCTCCCGCTCCCGCCCTCCGGGCACCCTCTCCCGCTGGGAGAGGGGAACTCCTCCTCAACGCCCTCCGCGCCCCCGAGCAAAGACCCCGGATCCTCCAGCAGCTGCGCCTCGATTCCGTCGTAGAGCGCCAGTACCCGCTCGCAGTAATCGGCATCCGGCGCCGCCGCCAACTCCCGCCCGCGCGCCCGCAGCTTGCCCGCGCGCGCCGCGCGCGCCTCCATTTCCGCCATTGTGACAGCCATGGGGCCCTCCTGCTCCGCAATGGCCCACGCCTGCCAGCGCAAACGGGACCCTCAGCCTACACAGGCAGGGTATCGGAGGGGTGTGACATCCGGCGACATTGGCCCCGGGTATTTTTTTCTGGAACGGACGTTCCACCAGCGGTTTTTTCTGATATGATGCCCCGCGTCACCGCGGGAGCCCCCGGAGCAATGGGGCCCTGCAGGTTCAATCTCTGGAGGCACAAGCATGAAGAATCTCAAGGGCCGCGTTGCGGTCGTGACCGGAGCGGCCAGCGGTATCGGGCGGGCGACCTCCGTCGCACTCGCGCGCGAGGGCTGCGACCTGGCCATCACCGATGTGAACGAAGCCGGGCTCAAGGAAACGGCGAAGATGATCGCGGCACTCGGCCGCAAGGTCTCGACCCACGTGGTCGACGTTGCCAGCAAGTCCCAGATGAAGGCGCTGCCCAAGGCCGTCATTGCCGAGCACGGCCACGTCCATATCGTCGTGAACAATGCGGGCGTCTCAGTCACCGCCCCCTTCGAGCATCACAGCATCGAAGACTTCGAGTGGATCATGGGCATCAACCTCTGGGGCGTGGTCTACGGCTGCAAATTCTTCCTGCCCTACATCCAGAAAGAGGACGAGGGCCACATCGTCAATATCTCCAGCGTGTTCGGCATCATCGGCCTTCCCTCGCAGAGTTCCTACGCGGCGACCAAGTTTGCCGTGCGCGGTTTCAGTGAGTCGCTGCGCACCGAACTGGCCCCGCAACACATCGGCGTCACCAGCATCCACCCGGGCGGCGTGAACACCAACATCGTCAAGAGCTCGCGCTTCGTCGACGCCCAGGAAACCGGCGCCAAACGCAAGATCGAAAAAATGTTCGAGCAGCGCGCGATCTCCCCCGATGAGGCGGCAAAAGAAATCGTCGACGGCATCAAGAAGAACAAGGCCCGCGTACTGATTACGCGCGAAAGCCACGTCATCGACACATTCAAGCGCCTCTTCCCGGTTGGCACCAACCGCATGGTGGAGTTCTTCCAGGAACGGATGGGAATGGGAATCTGATCGCGGGGTCCAGGAACAGAACCGTTACAGCTAGGCGGCTCCCGGTGGGAGCCGCCTCTTCTTTGCCTACAAATCCACCTGCACGCCGATTTCCAGCACGCGCCCGGCGGGGATGCCGAAGAACGCGGTGGCCGGCAGCGCATTTCGTGACATGAGCGAGAACAGGCGTTCGCGCCAGAGCGCCATTCCCGGACGCTTGGTCGCGCGAAGGGTCTCACGCCCGAGCAGGAAGGTGCTCTTGTCCACCTCGATGTCGAAGCCCTGCTTGCGCGCAATGGCAAAAAGCTGGCTGACGTCCGGGCGCTCGAGATACCCGTAGCGGGCGATCATCCCGAAGAAATCCTTGCCCAGATCGGTGACGATCACACGCTCCTCATCTGTCAGGTAGGGACGCGGCATCGTCTCAATTGTCAGGAACACGACGCGCTCGTGCAGGACGCGGTTGAGTTTGTAGTTGTGCAACAGCGAGACCGGGGTGCCGCCCGAGTAACCCGTCATCACGATCGCCGTGCCGGGGACGCGGGCAGGCTTTTCTTCTTCGACACTGAAGAGGAAGTCGTGGAAGGGAATCGTGCGTTCCTGCAGCCGCTCGCCCAGGATCTCGCGGCCGCGCTTCCAGGTCGCCATCGAAATGTAGACAACCGCCGCGATCAGGATCGGGAACCAGCCGCCGTGGAAGAACTTGAGCGCGTTGGCCCCGAAGAAGGCGCCGTCGACAATCAAAAATCCCGTCGTCAGGACAATTACTACCGGCAGCGACCAGTTCCACAATCCGCGCATCGCCACGGCGGCGAGGATCGAGGTAATCACCATCGTCGTCGTCACCGCGATGCCGTAGGCCGCGGCCAGGTTGGCCGAGGTGTGGAAGTTCAGCACCAGCCAGATCGTCAGCGCCAGCAGCACCCAGTTCACGCGCGGCAGGTAGATCTGCCCCATGGTGTGCTCGGAGGTGTGGCGCACTTCGAAGCGCGGCAGGTAGCCCATCTGCACCGCCTGGCTGGTCAGCGAGAAGGCCCCGGTGATCACCGCCTGCGAGGCGATGATCGTCGCCACCGTGGCAATGCCCACCAGCGGGTAGAGCGCCCAGCCCGGTGCCATGAGATAGAAGGGGTTGCTCGCGGCCTCGGGGTTGCTGAGCAGCAGCGCGCCCTGGCCGAAGTAGTTGATGAGCAGCGAGGGAAGCACGACGGTGAACCAGGCCAGCCGGATCGGGTTGGCGCCGAAGTGGCCCATGTCGGCATAAAGCGCCTCGCCGCCGGTCACAACGAGCACGACGGCGCCCAGCACCGTCGCGCCGTGCCAGCCGTTGTGGGCAAAGAACTCGATCCCGTAGAGCGGATTTGCTGCCTGGAGGATCGCCGGGTTCTGGATGATCTGGGGAATGCCCAGCGCAGCGAGCACCACGAACCAGAGCAGGGTAAGGGGCGCGAAGATGACGCCGACGCCCGCCGTGCCGCGATACTGGAAGAGAAACAGAAACACCAGAATCACAATGGTGATGGGATCGACGTAGGGATCGAATACCGGGGTTGCGACGCTCAGGCCCTCGATGGCACTCAGCACGGAAATAGCGGGCGTAATCACCCCATCGCCGTAGAGCAGCGCCGCGCCGAACAGGCCAAGCGCGATGAGCACGGGTTTGACGTATTTGCCGCTTCCCGCCGGTGAGCGCGTCGCCAGCACCATGAGGGCCAGGATGCCGCCCTCGCCCTCGTGATCGGCGCGCAGGATAAAGACGAGGTATTTGATGCTGATGATCAGGACGAGCGCCCAGAAGATCAGTGAGAGGATTCCCAGCACGTTTTCGGGGGCGACGTGCACGCTGTGCGGGCCGTTAAAGCACTCGCGCAGAGCGTAGAGCGGGCTCGTGCCGATGTCGCCGTAAACGACGCCGAGCGCCGTATAGGCCAGCAGCGGCAGGGCCGGCGACTTGGGAGTCTCGGAAGATTCAGCATCCATTGGTCTGTCCCCTGATTTGGTGTGGACTGCCTACGCTGCGCCCAGTAGCGCAAATCCCTCGGCAAGGGCAAGCTTGGCATCCTCGTTGCGAACTTCGAAAAGCGCGGCCTGAGCGCCCGCATCGGCGCGAGAACCACTGATGACAATGCTGGAGGGAAGCGGGACGCTCGCGCGAAACCGCCCGCCAAAGCGGATGATCCGCCGCGGATCGCCGCCGGCAACCTGCTCGATGACCGCGCTCACGGCCATGGCCAGCGTCGCCGTCCCGTGCAGGATGAGCCCGGGAAGCCCCGCGAGTTTCGCCACTTGAAGATCTGTGTGGATGGGATTCCAGATGTCCGAGCACTCGGTGTAGACGTGGGCCGCACCGGCGCTGAGCGCGCGCTCCACCTGCCACTCGTGCGGTCCCGGTTCGGGAAGCGCCGGCAGCGCGTACTCGGGCGGGCGGCTCTCGCCGCTCACTTCCACGCCACGGAACATGGTCCCGTACCAGGTCGTCACGACCGGCTGGCCTTTGGCGTCCGTCGTCTCGAAGCGGGTCATCTGGTAGGCGCCGGCGCTGGTGGCCTGCACGCCGGCGATTTCGGCCCGGGTCTCCAGTTTCTCGCCCGCGCGAATCGGCCGGTGGAGAGTCGTGTCCTGACTGGCGTGGACCCCGCGCAAGCTCTCGGCGGCGCTCATGCCGCTGCCCTGCCCCACGCGAAGTGCCAGCAGCGCGGGCCATTCCAGGCTCACCGGGAACACCGGGTGCGCGGCGATGCCGCCCTTGCGGGTTGTGTCGAAGTAAACGGGCGCGCTCTCGCCGATGCCCGCCGCATAGGCCATCAGCCCGCGGGCGTCCGCGTCGCGGGAGAGCGGCTCTCCCACGGTTCCGACCACGGCTGAGTTGAGCGGCACGTCAGGCTTTCTGGTAGAAGCTGTCGTCGCGGGTATCGACCAGAATGCGCTGCCCGCTCTTGATGTGAAGCGGTACCTGGATGCGCACGCCGTTGGAGAGCTCGGCCGGCGTGGTGACAGATCCCGAGGCCGTGTTGCCGCGGGTGCCGGGCTCCACCATGACGATTTCAAGCTCCACATAGTTGGGAAGCTCGACATTCACGACGTTGTCGTTGAAGAAGATCGCCTTGATCTCCAGGTCCTCGGAGAGATACTTGGCCGATTCCCCGATCACGTCCCGAGCCAGATTGAACTGCTCGTAGGTCTCAGTGTCCATGAAAACGGCATCAGGGCCCTCGTCATAGAGATACTGGACCTTGGCGAAGCGGATATCGGGCTGCTCGTACTTGGCGCCGGCTTTTACCGAGTCGCTGATGAGCTGCCCGGTCAGCAGGTTACGGGCCTTGAACTTCACCAGCGTCGCCGCACCGCGGGCGCTGGGGGTCTGGGTCGTGTGTTCGAGAATCACGTAGGGCTCGCCATCGATCAGGATGCGCACGCCCTTGGAAAAATCGGCTGTCGTAATCATTTTGTCCAACCTCGCGTCGTCGGTCGCGGCGTAGTATGATGCCAAGATCGCAGCATGAAAACAGCCCGGC is a window from the Chrysiogenia bacterium genome containing:
- a CDS encoding MATE family efflux transporter; the encoded protein is MLDKDRARTILSLALPIIGGMVSQNILNLVDTAMVGTLGDASLAAVGMGGFLSFMSQALLMGLSVGVQALAARRKGEGAETEMALPLNGGLMVSLLCGVPLTIALWYAAPHFYPWLIDDPGVVAEGLPYYRARMLASSFVAMNFCFRGYFNGVSRSGLYMRTLVIMHICNVAISYCLIFGKLGLPELGTQGAGIGTASATVIGTLTYVILAMKHARHAGFLRARPSAQTLGRLLRLSIPSAIQTLFFASGLTAQFWIIGRVGTAELAAANVLINLMLVLILPGIAMGIAAASLAGQALGRKEPEEAVRWGWDVTKLAAMVLGAVGLPMIAIPRVLLSGFIHDPQTLELAVIPLQLVGAIQIVEALGQILQGALQGVGDTRRVMVVSILAQWGLYLPAAYVVGPMLGYGLIGIWVCFALYRLLLAASYVKLWAGRKWLGIEF
- a CDS encoding SDR family NAD(P)-dependent oxidoreductase; this encodes MKNLKGRVAVVTGAASGIGRATSVALAREGCDLAITDVNEAGLKETAKMIAALGRKVSTHVVDVASKSQMKALPKAVIAEHGHVHIVVNNAGVSVTAPFEHHSIEDFEWIMGINLWGVVYGCKFFLPYIQKEDEGHIVNISSVFGIIGLPSQSSYAATKFAVRGFSESLRTELAPQHIGVTSIHPGGVNTNIVKSSRFVDAQETGAKRKIEKMFEQRAISPDEAAKEIVDGIKKNKARVLITRESHVIDTFKRLFPVGTNRMVEFFQERMGMGI
- a CDS encoding potassium transporter Kup, with translation MDAESSETPKSPALPLLAYTALGVVYGDIGTSPLYALRECFNGPHSVHVAPENVLGILSLIFWALVLIISIKYLVFILRADHEGEGGILALMVLATRSPAGSGKYVKPVLIALGLFGAALLYGDGVITPAISVLSAIEGLSVATPVFDPYVDPITIVILVFLFLFQYRGTAGVGVIFAPLTLLWFVVLAALGIPQIIQNPAILQAANPLYGIEFFAHNGWHGATVLGAVVLVVTGGEALYADMGHFGANPIRLAWFTVVLPSLLINYFGQGALLLSNPEAASNPFYLMAPGWALYPLVGIATVATIIASQAVITGAFSLTSQAVQMGYLPRFEVRHTSEHTMGQIYLPRVNWVLLALTIWLVLNFHTSANLAAAYGIAVTTTMVITSILAAVAMRGLWNWSLPVVIVLTTGFLIVDGAFFGANALKFFHGGWFPILIAAVVYISMATWKRGREILGERLQERTIPFHDFLFSVEEEKPARVPGTAIVMTGYSGGTPVSLLHNYKLNRVLHERVVFLTIETMPRPYLTDEERVIVTDLGKDFFGMIARYGYLERPDVSQLFAIARKQGFDIEVDKSTFLLGRETLRATKRPGMALWRERLFSLMSRNALPATAFFGIPAGRVLEIGVQVDL
- a CDS encoding MaoC family dehydratase N-terminal domain-containing protein — protein: MPLNSAVVGTVGEPLSRDADARGLMAYAAGIGESAPVYFDTTRKGGIAAHPVFPVSLEWPALLALRVGQGSGMSAAESLRGVHASQDTTLHRPIRAGEKLETRAEIAGVQATSAGAYQMTRFETTDAKGQPVVTTWYGTMFRGVEVSGESRPPEYALPALPEPGPHEWQVERALSAGAAHVYTECSDIWNPIHTDLQVAKLAGLPGLILHGTATLAMAVSAVIEQVAGGDPRRIIRFGGRFRASVPLPSSIVISGSRADAGAQAALFEVRNEDAKLALAEGFALLGAA
- the efp gene encoding elongation factor P, whose protein sequence is MITTADFSKGVRILIDGEPYVILEHTTQTPSARGAATLVKFKARNLLTGQLISDSVKAGAKYEQPDIRFAKVQYLYDEGPDAVFMDTETYEQFNLARDVIGESAKYLSEDLEIKAIFFNDNVVNVELPNYVELEIVMVEPGTRGNTASGSVTTPAELSNGVRIQVPLHIKSGQRILVDTRDDSFYQKA